The DNA window TGGGCCTGGGCCTGACCAACCTGCTGGCTCATGCTCTGGGAAGAGCTATCCATATTTGATGTTGGTTAGTTTGGggaataaaataatttacacAACCCCATTTTAATTTTGTCAAAACCATTATGACATTATCATATAAAATCTatgcataaattaatttaatttatcaattaaaatataactatgataaataattaatttaattctcattttaagtaatttcatGCAATAAAATACTACCcccaaagaaattaaattaaatttcaagccATTTATTGTCTTCTTGAGGAAATGCATTTACCATGGATAGTACTTCATGCAATCTATTTCTTATTTGTTGTTTTCACCAATTCATTCAAACAATTCTTATTATAGAAATGAAGTGAGAAGTGTTCGATCATACAATTATAATTAGGGTTTAAATAATGACTTAATGCATTAATTGGTATCCaagtttgagatttttttttctaatatggtGCATGTGTTGttttttggtttgttatatattttaaattttgaagatAATAGTGTTAACTTTcaactttttagtgttttaattgATTTGACGAAAATCtataattagctaataatattaacaattaatttttattaaattaaccttaaaatCGAAATAGAATCATTTTTATCAGActatatttgataaattgaacacaaaattaaataaatttacaattaaaattaaatttattttattaacaaaatcattaaaaaaaattattgatgaggTAAATTTTGTAAGGGAAACAAATGAACAAAAGAGTTTTCCTAGCagttaatttgtattttattatatttctagaGGACAATAGCTGAGGAAACGGAAACTTTTCCACACTTCTAAGCAACAGGCacccttattacaacccaaaattcattaaaactgaAAATTCTAGGGTAAATCTTTCTTCTTGGCTCAAAGATTATATGAGCAAAATGaagaaaattttgacaaaacaaaaatcaaaagctaaaaatgcatacatacatatatagataGATAGGTGCCCGAGAGGGGTGGTAATTTGGGATCAAGCTGGAGTAGTTTCATTTGTTCATCCCCATTGTATCCTTCATGGCATCTGCTGCGCCTTGTGCTTTAGCCTGCATCTGCTGCCCAGCCTGCAATGCAAATAAATCACCGTTTAGCTCATCTATGATGTTCCAAacatctaaaagaaaaaaaaaagaaagaaaaaagaagagaaatgtaTAACCTGTTGCATTGAATCCATAGCAGATTGTGCAGTTTCCCTAGCCTTGTCTACCATCTGACTGGTCTTCTCCTGACAAAATTAAAGGAAATGGAAAACAATTAGAACAAACTAAAATatgctttttttatatataatccaTGCATGCAAGTTGCAATGCAATGAAAATTAATGCAGGTTGGTTGACACACCTGAGCTTGGCCCTGAGCCTGGCCAGCTTGGAAGCTATTGCTATGGGATTGGTTCATTTTTCCTTTATAACACCAAAAAAAATACAGAAATAGAGAAGTAAAATCTTTGGTAGATGATGATGCTTAACTTTTGATGATGAAAACCTCAATACTGGGATGGGTATTTATAGTATTTGAGTGAGGGTCGATTGTGGAACAAATTTGTTCAACTGGGAATGTTAGACCGGGGAGTACATGAGATCCTATAATTCATTCGCCATTCAATTCAATGTTAGTTGCGGTTTTTCAGTTCTTCCATTTTTTACtgcaaatttttatattataaatgttTGTTTTACTTTCTATGTCTATGTTTAGAGTTCGTGATTGTCTCCAAAATTTAaacttgaataatttttttatggtgaaattaaataattaaaaatatggtgCGATTATTATGGTGATTATTAATTTTCAATTGCTGTAGTAAGTTCAATCCTTTGGTAAATATGCTCAACAATGGTTTTCCGCATATACAACATATGGTGTATTTAtctatttgtaatttaaaaacccacttttatattttgaatattttaagatTGCATTTTTGAGATGGATTTGATTTAAAACATAGTGTAGTGTTGTAACTTGTGCCATAAAACactctaaatatatatatattttcccaaaattattgttttgttgGATGTTATATTTAGCAGTGAAATTAGAATTCTTATATAATTTTATGATGTTgcatttaaataagaaaaaaaaaagttgaacaaCATTAATAAATTCGAAATGGTATGTCAAAATACAACGaattgctataagagtaaaataaaaaatagtttgaaGACCAATACGATATTCATTACCTAGTTAATTACGTAAATAAATAAGATTGTAATTGACTCCGATAAATTTGAGGTCATTTATTATGCAAATGTGTGGGTTcacttctaaatttattttagttgAATTAAGTTGATTGTTAGCTATTTAATTTAGTGCTTGTGATGATTGACTTTGTTAGAATTATTAACAAAGTCAAGTTGAATGACATTGTagattcatattttcatatttcgAATCATTATTTATACTGAAAGTGTCAAGATTTGAGTATGTGGGGTAATCTCAATATTTAACTTTGTGTTATCCCTAGTTtttcatatgttattatataacaaaattaaattataaattttgctttgtcaaatttgtaataaattgatttaaagcacttaacattattttcaaagtgtttagaaatttaaaatcACAACATGCCTTTGAAAAACCTTgattcaaaacaaattttacaactttggAAGATTTCTACCGATAGCAATACAAGTGCATAGAAGTATCGGTAGAACCAAGTCAGAGAGCACCCAAGATATCCTTCCAGACTTTTACCGCTACTTGGGTCTCTTCTACCCATACAAGTCTAGTTGTATCAATATTTGGATTGAGTTCTACCGATACTTAGGGAGGTTTCTACCAATACAACCAAGTCAGCGAGCCTCCCCTACACCTGCTATTGGTGCAACTATTGATACAAGTCTGAACCTTTGAAATCCTCAAACTTCTACCGATACTCATGGCTCCAATAGTCATCATTTTCAGGACTTCTACCAGCACAAGTCCACTTGTAGCAACCTGCATTTAATGCTTGAATTAATTACAACAACGTCTCTAATCTGCTCCCAATGATTCCAAACGACTTTAAGATTGTTAGGATATATAAATACAAGTCAATAGCTCTACATTGAAGATAAGAAACAAGTTTGTAAAGTCAATAGCACAAAATTTCAATCTTTTCATTAATATTCTCATTGTTATTCATACACACACTTTgagtaacattttttttattctcttcaagTGTTGTCTTGTTATTGAGTGGGATCTATCATTGCAATATCTTCTTTTAAGAGGAGTCTTTTATCTCTATTCTTATTTTTCATCTTTGTAAGGGTTTGCTTAAGGTTTTTGGGTAGAAAACTTTTAAGGGAAGTGGCTCTATCTTGTCTAGTGAAAAAAACAGTGTTTTGTAAAGGTTAAACCTTGTGCTTGAAAGGTTCAAATATAGTGAATTTGAGAAATCTTTAATTGTGGCAAACTAAGGTAACAGAGATAAGTAATTGAAGTTAAACCACTATAGATTCTTGAGTTTcctttaattaccattttttctTAGAACGCCAACTCGCCCTCCTCTTATTATCAagctttaacatttaatttaaactaGCTCATCAGAATAAATCTGTATAAACTACAACTACTGAAACAACCATTTACCAACACTGTCACCgcttttaaagaaaagaaagcagACCATTATGAAAGGCCCACTATTCCTTCAATGATACCAGCCCGGTTTGTTTATGACCTCCGGCTATCAAATGCCCACTTAATATCATAACCAAACTCAAACACTCTAAATGTTcgattgatttaaaattttcctttttaagtaTCATAATCTGGGTTCAACTCTAATCTCATCCAGCAATGATTCAACAGAGATGAGCTATTCTTTTAGATTCGGTCATATTTGTGGATAATTATACAAATAATTTGTGCCTTCCATATCTTTGAATTTGTCTAATAAGAAATTAAGAGAAACAAATGAACATTTGTATTATTAATTCTTCTTGAAACATGAATAAGATAAATGAAACTTTCCCATTATCTCTTCACAGTACACACTTTAAGTAATTGGCACCATTATTACATCCCAAATTTTATTGTACAAATGGCTAAAAATAAAACTTGTAGAAATGATTGAAACTGAAAATTGTAGCTCAAGAACATATGAGCAAATTTAAGAAAATGTTgccaaaaaataaaactaaagctCAAAAGATGAATATTGTAGGTGCCGGAGAGGTGCGGTCTGGGATCAAGCAGCAGAAGTTTCATTTGTTCATCCCCATTGTATCCTTTATGGCATCTGTTGCGCCTTGTGCTTTGGCCTGCATCTGCTGCCCAGCCTGCAAAACAAACCTCCCATTAAACTTGTCTATGTTGCCTGCATCTAAaaggagaaaaagagagagaaatgtaGAACCTGTTGCATTGAATCCATAGCAGATTGTGCAGTTTCCCTAGCCTTGTCAGCCATCTGACTGGTCTTCTCCTGAGCTTGGCCCATTTTCTGGCCAGCTTGGTGGCTCAAATCCTGGGATTGGTTCATTTTGGTTATGGATGGGAGAAAAAACACACACAAGTAGAGAGGTAAATGTTAGATGATAGATGCTTGAttagctttggtaatgaaaaccTGAATACAGAGATGGGTATTTATAGGAAAATGTAAGGGTTCCATTGGTAGACAAGTGTGAAAATATTGTTACTTTCTGCAGGCCTTACACCACTAATTCACTGCTCTATTCGAACTTAGTTGCGGTTTTATAGTGTGCTATCTCTACAAATTCTTCTACACTTATTTTAACATTTGGATACTTTCAATTACTATATACTTATTACCTCACGTGTATTACATATATGTTTCAATATCTTAATCCATATACCAACAAATGGTTGGGTGTAACGGTAAAGCATATTGTATTCCTAAGAGGAGGACTTAAATTTGAACTTTCAATACGATATCGTTGGAAGGACAGTCACGAACTccgaatataaactataaaacgTATATGAAGTATATAAAAagatatctttaattttttttatatatcatttaaaagaatatataataaaaaatcacaaaactatttttattaatttaagaaaGACTATGATTGCGTAAGTGAaggattttcaatttttcttctcaatttaatttattaaaatcaaaagttgttataatatttataaaaagataTTGACATGAGATTTACttattaaatcataatttcacgTTGTTatccaataatatttaattaacatttaaaatctttatttttaattcattgtaaaattattatgtaaaatattttaatgattttttaagaaaatttattgTGGTATTAAAATTGTCAATGATAAAAATCAATATCTCTAATATTAAATCACAAATAAACGTGAACAAAACCTAGTACTTCTTAGAATATagaaatacttatatttaaaattatccaataatatttaacttaaattagTAAAGAATTATAACTTTTGTTGAGTGTTTTTTCGTCATGTCTTGTTGAAGGAGACAATCGAATATTTATACACATGATTATTGTTTATGGAAATGATGTTCTTGGTAGGCTCCATGCATGCTAAACACATGTACTACTCTGGTCTACCTGCTGGACTTCGTGGCCCTCACATGTGAACTCCTTGGTATATGCAAACTGGGATAGCGGACTTCCCTTGCGAGCCCTCCTGGTGAACCCTCACTACAAAACCTGCATGCACCCAACTGGCAGGGCTCAACCGGTTCGCGGGTAGACGACCCGAATTTTATCTGAGTTTCGGGTTGatgattataaatatataacaactTTAAAGATAAATTACTTAATGAGTAGAATCTACTTATAACCgtgtaaaacaaaaataaattcatttaaaggAAGTGTTTCAATAGAATTGGAACTTTTATTtatgaatattattataaatgaaaaaaatatttaagaaatttttttcaataaatctatatttttatttataatttccataaatattattagttaaaaaaacaTTTAAGATGACGAAATTagtaatcatatatatatataccataataattttactttttattattaatatatttatcatattatttacatAATTCTATAAGatacaaaacaatttaatatatttttattaataaataaatattatttcatctataattttaattaatatgtctttatttaattaataacaatGTCTATAAAATACATGAACAACCTATACATCGCACGGAATGGAAAActagtatatataatataacaatatACATACCTTATATTTATGCCAAGTGGCACactctcaattttttaaatttgttcgTTAAGTTGATAGAATATTTTATTAAGGGGCACAATTTTGGGCAAAATACTAaaaaaagctaatttttttttaatttatcgaaataggcccggtattttattatttactagaATGGGCCCTTTTCCcctaaatcgcgtccacgtaagAGCGAAGTCAAGGAAtatgtcagcaaatcgcgtccacgtcagcgcgctatGCTGACATGGCAACAAAGCGCGTCCTTGAaagcgcgatttgtgtccacgtcatcaaagcgcgctgacgtggacgcgatttgctgccACGTCGCGCGCCCTTAGAGACGCTATTCCGCCATGTTTCCCTTgttaggatttttagggtttttagatttttagggtttaaattttcatatatatatatcatattttaaatttattaattataatttcccttctttcatatttcttaagttatttaaaaaaaaacttgtacAATTTCATATGTGTTAATTTGTTTGGAGCTTCGATTGACCTTTAATTTATTAGTCTTTGAATGTTAGCATAATATATGATGTGAGATTATTACTCTTATGTGCattgtattaattatttgtattgaTTGATTATTTGTGTTTGTTAGGGTATATTTCGGTTTACGAATTATTATATCGCATTGTACATTGAAATTCCATCGCGCTTTATCCGCTTAAAAAGTTACGTTCAATATGGTTTAAGCTTcgaaatcattttattcaaaaactttcaaaataacacgacactcgaaatttagaatcttcgaaagaattgagccctaacgtattgggttccaattttcctcatcgaatctaaataatcgagaatatcccttttaattaaaatataaataaaaagctcattctcgggaattcgatacgttatgtcctaacgcattggatatgacatgttgttttctcgaggcgaggatttttccaacaaaatgaaaataaaggcaatattcgatatttagggattttgtgaaattgaactCTAACTTATTAGGTTTCGATtctctcatttgacccaaataatcagatatccttctcaaaatgcataagtTTTCAAAGTTAAGAGATAAACTTAATTTAGCGGATTTAAAATGTTAcactctaacttactgggtgtgacaATCTATGTCTTCGAAATAAATGACTCTCATCATccaattcatttcattcaaatcttcttttcaaaggatcgtactttaaaatcttttcaagttttcgatactaagacattaaacaatcaattcgataccaattttgggcgacacgagggtgctaaccgttcctcgtgcgtaaccgacttccgaacctgttttctcaaaattcgcacacctaaaatcattttcaaggtgatccgatcgcaTCTCAATTAAAGATCGGGGGTGACTCCCATTATATTTTCAAAGGCGATCCTCGTTTTTCAAAAATAGGTTTCGACagcgtattagtgctgttatttactacgatggtgaggtttgccacaccgagaatggtgttgtttttttgttggAGAATAcagtgcgactggtttttaaccagaacatagatttgacagaacttcgtaaaagaattaggcgtaaaattttcagaatgacgccaatgaaagttctgtctatcacgtatcaattttgttcttctgttgatccggtgacatatgactcgttcaacataaaaggtgctcgtagcttggaggcaatggtgcagactcatcttactagtggagcaccttatattgagttatatgtacaatttacatcgccaaatgatgtacttgcgaccggtgttcgagatgtatacacgacccttggccgacactcggttagcgggttacaaaatatgGAACAACCCATATTtggtagcggtgtcgaatgcacatcccctgcaagacactctatcggtggatgggacatgtacgtttgtggctcgatgtttgatgctggaaatatatACTTGGGAAcgacatcaagttctagtgggtgGCAATTTACATCCAATTGAGGACGTTatgaaatgcccagaagaagggataatgtactccctacgacgtcaaccggtgaggggacctcgtataCTGAAGATGATTGTAGGTTAGAAGATGActtcgatgtggatccacctcgagagcccgggcccgatggtgcagaagttggcttattttctgaaccggagcctatgccaacagaacctgaagatgttgaaagaagtatagatgaagaagaaaatccacgattcaaaGCATGCTcccctccagcccacatgcataatgtcgatctgtctgcagatgatgcgttagagttttcagatctaccacaccggttacgtgatcgtacaagttcggggggTAGATttgggtgaatttgaagttggtaattaGTTTACCAACAATGATAGTTTTATTTgtgcattgaaacaacatagcatcaaaaacagCGTTAaataccacgtcgttaaatccaaatctgataagtttgaggcgaagtgtgcggtgcaagacggcacatgttcatgaAAAATCTACGCCTTGTTAAGGAAAAGGACAAGGTTATGGGggattaaaaagtacaaaggtccacatacatgtgctgtaggtacagtattgacggtttctgaataatacttttattatgtaaggttgcattatttaatgtactccgtttataggtgtttcacaagatcatcccaagatggattcagttatgttagctagcttgatactgcccacgataaAAGCAGATCCCATGACTTCAGTGTcggtgttaattgccaatattcgtagccaaatggggtacacgccctcttatcgcaaggcttggatagctaagaaaaaggcgttggagaagatgcatagtgggtgggacgtatcatataatgaaatatggcagtgatgtcaggtgccatcacagaccttgaaacggaacatgcgtactacaacggccgcTTGTTACGtagatgccaagtgttcaaacacctattttggacctttaagcaatgccgagacacatttccatactgcaagccattggtacaaattgacgatACCTTTatgttcggtaggtatactcatcggctattacTTGCAGTGACAcaggatggcggtgggagaattcttccaattgcatttgcaataacaccgggggagtcgtctaatgactgagatttctttctctctaggttaaggaggcatgtgtgcccccaacctgatatctgtgttatttcagattaGGGCGCCGGTATACTAGCTACATTTGATCGACAGGAAAGCttatggcagcgcacacaccataAATATTACCTAAGACACGTTGTTTCAAACTACTACAGgtaatatccatctaagagcgaacgatgacaagtgaccaacatgggtatttaatctatatctgtgttatttcgtttgacaatttgaattagttttattggtagaagtgatATGTAACATTCGCTATGAatttatattggcagggtatgaaataaataaagaccgttttcatgagatgttggcaattttacgttcaattaacggaaaaggggcggactacctttgtaacatacgtttcgaacagtgggtAGAAGTatacgacggcggcctacgatatggccatatgacgtcgaacctggttgaatgcataaattctgttattaaaggaacgcgccatctaccgataacatcggttgtgcaagagacatattttcgtttggcggaGCTATTTTCAAAGCGAGCAGcaagttatgcaggccagatgcaaggaggccatgtatggtgcaataaggtagttcaagaaattaacaaggccaaggcaagggcaaacaccatgcacacagtgtgtcacgatcgagacaatttatggtttcacgtgacagagtttgacagactgcactaaggtgttgttggcgggcaatatcgtgtacattTACGAAATATGACTTGTGACTGTaggatgtttgatgcacttcgttatccatgcgctcatgttattgcagcttgtcagaatctccgtctagatccgatgagctatgtggacgaagtgtacaaattagaaaacatgtacatcGTCTGGAGACATGTTTTCCTACCGGTCCcaaatgaacgtaagtggccgcccgtatctcttgctccttttaagctgttaccggatagataATTGCATCGTAAACCAAAGGGTCAAGCTTACTCGACTAGAATAcataacaatatggatatccgggAAACAATCAGTCAATaaaagttgtgcggatggtgtaggaatccaggccatacaagtcgatcatgccctaattggaatagttgaatgtaattataaataaattatattttttcaattatttattgataattgtattaattgttagtaaaattatcaaattatatcaaattattaattgttagtaccagtcaaaacattttttcaaatctaacattatgtgaatgtaaaaatattaactgataattgtattaatggttagtagaattatcaaattatatttaacttaagggttagggttttaaagttaaggtttcaaggtttaaggtttttaagtttagggtttaaggtttttaagtttagggtttgtggtttttaagtttagggtttaaggttttaggtttacgatttttaggtttatggtttgtgatttttaagtttagggtttaaggtttttagaTTTAGGGTTTGTGTTTTTTAAGTTAacagtttagggtttttaggtttagTGTTTgtggtttttaagtttagggtttataatttttaagtttagggttttgtgttttttaatttaagggtttaggatttttatttttaggattttaagttaagggttaggattagggttagagtttttagtttaagggtttatggtttgtcaattaaattatgcatttaattataaattataaatttataattttttaataaattagtttagggtttttaagtaataactcaaaaaaaatttattttattacatcaaataatatcaaaatattcaaaatatttgtacaaataaatttaaatacaaaaatcaatCTCCGTGCCCGTCgaattcagtgccacatggcggtcgtcgacggttacgcgctggattcctcctttgtccagcttTCGGTAGCGGTTGTGGTTCCTCCAATGGGGATTCTTGTTTTTTCGGTAGGGCATCTGGTTGTCGAAGTTGGGACGATGCTCCACCTTGAAAGAATagtgaatgtggaggtgtttgcatcaccaacggcgacagtgtttgaaacccatacggtggtggggattggtaaaaagaagagctccccgacggcTGCTCTTGCGATCCCTCGTGTGCCGTTGGCCTATACATTGACGGTCCACTCGGcgtaacaggaaatggagctgaaccgggccattggctccaacctgccataggactcgaaaatgatacatataagggttaggatacataaaagggctaggaaacgcacctggcatcatctgaaaaggcagttgcgtgggtatcatcggttgaactgctaggtcgggtgactgtgtcggtgatttcgttgggcctggtgattgcaTGGCCACTGATGATGGGCCGGGTGAATGTCTGGGACTCGTTGAGGGGCCAGCGTCATCGTCTCCtcgtcttggatttagaggctCGTGCCTTTCCCTTTGGACACGTATTTGCTGTTGCCTCTCCTTTGGCgtcagtaaatacggcttgccatggatcctaaaccatgacatCTATTCTGGCACACACGCTAACTCCGGAATGATTATTGGTTCTCGAGTAGGTATATATTCATATCGATCTTCCCATATTTCCATGTACTCGGACCAgtatctcggccaatccgtattcaattaCCGAAGGTTGACTTTGTATTGATCGTTAAACACCTCAGGTTCTACGGGAATCGGTTGTTTACATCCAAACTGTTGTAGCACTCTGTCTGACTGGTGCGGCTCCACAGTCGCGTAGTTGATCAACGCGACTTTCACGTACCAATCGTTTCGATTTTGTAAGAACTCATCCgaaattactgcccgaattgtcggatcctcgtatagtgtccattgaaactatatgaacattatagaaatattagttatatatataatactaaatactaattactaattaccaatcgactagcgaatgatggaaatatcaattttatttgatacttacatgtgcttccgactgttggtctaatagaagccgtatatcttcaagttcggtaggtaatcgagcatgacttgccggatggttccacctaattaaataaacttttagcatacttttatttttaaatatctacataataattgtaaaatctaatataaaatttacctcgttatgagtgggaatgtatatgggtggtccactcgaggacgtaaaaatggaaagcgaaaccgtgcccatgactgcagtagtgacaggcaacctctgatttttgctctcctcagtcgcgtcgccccgcacatctcccgatatcgGATTCTTTCTATTTCGATTGAATCTTCATCCGgatccgggaatgtgtctcgcaaccagcccatctcgatcttaTCTCCATCCATTTTCTTCGGAATAGCGCCCagaagctcgtagcacaccgctaGCCAATTGCTAGATTGGGTAGACCCCGTGACTGggtacccgtccaccggcaatcccaattgcaggcTGATGTCTTCCAAAGTGACAGTGCGCTCTCCACATGGAATAttgaatgtgtgcgtctcgggtctctaCCTCTTgatcaacgcactgattagtttcgggtccacCTTGCATCTACGGcttaccgtcgccacgtgccaaaaactcgCTTCCCGtaggtagttctctaccaactTTGATGGAGGAGCTTGCATATTCcagatattgcattccaatacccgatcaacagacttttataacaaataataaattaataattatctaaaaatgcataaataaaaaaaatcttaaataatatttaaaaattaaatttaacacttaccatctTCATTTGCTCCACAGATATGTGGtgc is part of the Gossypium hirsutum isolate 1008001.06 chromosome D11, Gossypium_hirsutum_v2.1, whole genome shotgun sequence genome and encodes:
- the LOC107911329 gene encoding late embryogenesis abundant protein 2 — translated: MNQSQDLSHQAGQKMGQAQEKTSQMADKARETAQSAMDSMQQAGQQMQAKAQGATDAIKDTMGMNK
- the LOC121223809 gene encoding stress-induced protein KIN2; translated protein: MNQSHSNSFQAGQAQGQAQEKTSQMVDKARETAQSAMDSMQQAGQQMQAKAQGAADAMKDTMGMNK